The Virgibacillus siamensis sequence CCGTTTGCCTGGATTGTCATGTGTCCCAATTCCCCCGAAAAACCGTTACTGCCTTTATATAACTTTCCATTTAGAATAAGTCCTACACCAATTCCAATCCCGGCACTAATATAAATTATGTTTTCAAAATTTTCACCTGCTCCGAACCTTTTTTCACCATATGCTCCAGCATTTGCTTCATTTTCAATGGTCACGGGGATATCATACTTTTTTTCCATGACTGTTTTTAAATCAACATTTTTCCATCCCAGGTTCGGTGCAAGGAGGATTTCATCTTTAGTACTTACTGTTCCGGGAACACCTATCCCAATTCCAATAATGCCGTATGGACTTTTCGGGGCAGAGGCTGTTAGAAAGTCAATTATTTCGAATAATTTCATTTCGATTTCTTCATATGATAATTCATTATGATTCATTTTCTTTTCGCAGTGTATGTTTCCTTGGAGATCGGTTAACGTTCCAAGTAAGTAATTAACTCCCAGATCAATACCTATTGAAAATCCGGCTTCTTCATTGAAATGAAGCATTACAGGTCTTCGTCCACCACTTGATTGCCCTGGACCAGATTCACTGATTAACTGTTCGTTAAGCAATTCATTGACCAGGGACGAAACTGTCCCTTTGTTCAATCCAGTATAGTGGGCGATATTTGCGCGGGAAATAGGGGAGTAAGTCATAATTGTATGAAGTACTAGCGATTTATTTCCTTTTTTAACAACAAATTGGTTCCATGTTTGATTTTGTCCCATAAGAATATCATGCTCTCCTTTATCCACCGAATAAACTATCCTAAACCGATTACTTTTCCATTATTATAACCTATTTATATTACCAAACAAACGGGTTCGTATAGGATCATTAAATTTCATTATAAACTTTGTTCATTCGGTAGACAAACGATGGTTATTTTGCTATTCTATAAATGCATGATTTAGTAAGCGTTTACAATAAAAGGGGGAGAAGTATATTGAAGAATAAAGCGGTAGTTTTGTTTGCTGTCTTATCGTTTGTTTTGCTTGTACTTGCCGGATGTTCAGGCAGTGGGGGAGAAGACGGTGAAAGTGGCGGCAGTGAAGCGTCAGCTGATCAAAAGACAATTGAATTTATGCATTTATGGCCTGAAGGAAGTTCAAAAGATCATTATGAGATTGTAAATAAAATCGTCAGTCAGTATGAAGAAAAGAATCCTGGAGTAAAAGTAGACCTTGAAATCCTGGGTAATGAACAATACAAGGAAAAATTGAAAGTACTATCCTCTTCAAATCAGCTGCCTGATGTTGGGATGACGTGGGCAGCGGGGTTTATGACACCATATATTGAAGGAGATTTGTTCGCTCCATTAAATGATGTTCTGAAAAACGGACTAAAGGACAAGTTTGTTCCAGGAACAACAGATGCCTATAGTTTTGACGGTAAAACATATGGACTTCCATTGGAATTGAATATAGCGCCAATTTTTTATAACAAAGCAATCTTTGATGAATATGGATTGGAAATTCCGAAAACGTATGATGAATTCAAAAATGTTGTTAAAACACTCCATGAAAATGATATAACACCAATCGCTTTAGGAAATAAAGACCGGTGGACAGGGTCATTATGGTATATGTACCTTGCGGACCGCATTGGAGGCTCCAAGACCATAACAAAAGCCATTAACCGAAAAGGGTCCTTCGAAGATCCAGCGCTCATCA is a genomic window containing:
- a CDS encoding ROK family transcriptional regulator, with protein sequence MGQNQTWNQFVVKKGNKSLVLHTIMTYSPISRANIAHYTGLNKGTVSSLVNELLNEQLISESGPGQSSGGRRPVMLHFNEEAGFSIGIDLGVNYLLGTLTDLQGNIHCEKKMNHNELSYEEIEMKLFEIIDFLTASAPKSPYGIIGIGIGVPGTVSTKDEILLAPNLGWKNVDLKTVMEKKYDIPVTIENEANAGAYGEKRFGAGENFENIIYISAGIGIGVGLILNGKLYKGSNGFSGELGHMTIQANGLKCRCGNEGCWELYASEQALLNAAKHSDLPTASDKELTLEDLNDFAENNNPAAIQLFEKVGDYLGIGVNNIINIFNPDQIIIGNRIAASEKWLKETLEQRMKTHTLWYQHDDMNIYFSELNTHSTALGVAALTSEKFLNVDVEKRVSEA
- a CDS encoding extracellular solute-binding protein: MLKNKAVVLFAVLSFVLLVLAGCSGSGGEDGESGGSEASADQKTIEFMHLWPEGSSKDHYEIVNKIVSQYEEKNPGVKVDLEILGNEQYKEKLKVLSSSNQLPDVGMTWAAGFMTPYIEGDLFAPLNDVLKNGLKDKFVPGTTDAYSFDGKTYGLPLELNIAPIFYNKAIFDEYGLEIPKTYDEFKNVVKTLHENDITPIALGNKDRWTGSLWYMYLADRIGGSKTITKAINRKGSFEDPALIKAAEEIQNLVEMDAFNEGYNALSDQEAKSLFMNGQAAMYLIGSWDLPNYTTNEQVPQEFRDSVGFFNFPTVNGNGDMNSWVGGPGVGLFVAQNSDVKSEAKDFVSFFVKKWGQQAVADAGVIPATKADTSSVDLPQMYIDVLDELNKASNITLFADVQMPPDVAQIHLDAIQALFGGEMTPEKFVKLQEKALAEGE